The following nucleotide sequence is from Drosophila kikkawai strain 14028-0561.14 chromosome 2L, DkikHiC1v2, whole genome shotgun sequence.
CCATTCTCGTCCTTAATCCCTTTCACATGTCCAGATTGGATGCCTACGAAACGGCCTCTGGTCCGACAACCAATTGCAGTCTCAGCAATCATGTCCAGGAGGCAAAGGCCAGCAAAATGGAACGCATATACGAGCTGATCCAGCTCTATGTGTCCACCAACGACACCTGCAGCAGCATGGCTGCCTACCTGGCCGCCAAGTATTTCATTCGCAGTGACATCAAGGACCTATATCTGGAGAGATTCCTCGACTGGATCATGGAGCAGCACCAGGCGGACACGGTTAACGTGAAGTTCGGTCAACTGGCTGCTGTAGCTGCCATTTTGAAGCACGGCAAGCGGGAGGACCTGCTGCCGTATGCCGACAAGCTCCTCCAGTGGATCATCTCCTGTCAGTACAAGAACAGCAGCGACTTCCTCAAGTACAAGAGCTACGTGAAAATAATCCAGAGGATCGGGCTGGTGCATCTGAAGCCGCGCATTGCCAGCTGGCGCTACAAAAGGGGTGAGTTTTGAGCGAGGAATCAAAGCAAAGAGCTTGTGAAGTAATATTTAATCTCTAGGCACCCGATCGCTGGCCACCAATCTTAACCAGGCAACAGGAGCCGGCGGGGAATCAGACGCCATGGAGGTATCTGCCGAAGAGGGCGAGGAAATCGTAGTGCCCGATGCCATCGAGGAGGTGATCGAGGAGTTACTTCAAGGCCTGCGCAGCGGTGGCAACGACATTCGCTGGAGTGCGGCCAAGGGATTGGGGAGAGTCACCAATCGTCTGCCCAAGGACCTGGCCGACCAGGTCATTGGTTCCGTAATCGATATACTCAACCCGCTGGAGCCGCACGAGGCCTGGCACGGTGGCTGTCTGGCCTTGGCGGAACTGGCCAAAAGGGGACTGCTGCTGCCCCATCGCTTGGAGGAGCTGGTTCCCCTCCTGATGCAGGCCCTCTTTTACGACGAAATGAAGGGCTACATGTCGGTGGGCCAGCACATCCGTGATTCCGCCTGCTACATGTGCTGGGCCTTTGCCCGGGCCTATAATCCGGATGATGTGAAACCCTTTGTGCACAAGATCTCCTCCGGCCTGCTGACCGTGGCCGTTTTTGATCGCGAGGTGAACTGCCGACGCGCTGCGTCTGCTGCTTTCCAGGAGAGCGTTGGTCGCCTCGGTAACTTTCCCTTCGGCATCGAGATCTCCACCACCACGGACTTTTATTCCGTCGGCATTCGTCTGAACTCCTACCTGAACATCAGCGACTACATTGCTCAGTTTGAGGTGTACCGGGAGCCCTTGATTAATCATTTGGTGCAGCGGAAAGTCAACCATTGGGATCCCGCCATAAGGGAGCTAACGGCCAAGGCTCTGCACAAGCTGTCCCTGAGGGAGCCGGAATATATGGCGGCTGTGGTGTTGCCGcaacttttggccaaaaccgATACCATTGACATCAATTGCCGTCATGGCTGCGTGTTGGCCATGGGAGAAATTACGTTGGCATTGCGGCAGCTGGAGGTGAGCAGTGATCCCCCAGTGGCGTATCTCTCCAATCAGCGGATTGTGGAACTAAATGAGCTGGTTAAGACGTTCCTAGAAAAGAACTTCTATCGTGGCATGAGCGGCGAACTGATGAAGGCCTGCACGACCAACTTTATAAAGAACTGCAGTCTGGCCAAGATGCAGGCGACCACCGAGTGCTTGGGTAAGCCTTTCATTTATTACCTTGCAATAGTATTCATTGATGTTTtcatctcctccagcttccTGGCAGAAGGTCATTGATTCCTGCCTGGTGACCAAATCAGCTACCATTCGCGCCTCGGCTGTGGAATCCTTTGGCGAACTCTGCCGCACATATTACTGCCTAGAGTCGAGACGTCAAGAGAACGAGACCATCATCAATGACTATTTAAAGGGAGCCGAGAATGACCTGGAAGAGCACATACGTATGGGTTACCTAGCCGCCTTGGGAGTGCTGCCCGCCTTCATGGTCCAACCGCATTTGCCTGCCGTCTTGGATAGTCTGGTTAGGCACTCGCTGACACCACTGCAGGCGGTGGTTCTGGCCGGCGATATGGGTGATCGCGAGAATATCCAGACCTACAGATGGAGCGAGGCGCGAATGGAAAGCGTTAGGGCTCTGACCAAGGTGGTGAAAACCGTGGGCTATGGGGAAGGAGAAGCCACATTCTCAGATCGTGAGAACTTCAACAAGGCCCTTAATTGCCTACTGAAAGCTTTGGACGAGTACACCCTGGACAATCGCGGTGATATTGGTGCTTGGGTAAGGGAGGCGGCCATGTCATCGCTCTACGAGATCGTAACCCAGTGCCCGCCGGATTTACTCTCACCAGAGCAAGTCCACGCGGTTGTGGTTGGCTTCATGCAGCAGGCGGTGGAGAAAATTGATCGCACTCGAGGATTAGGCGGACGCCTATGTTGCCAACTGATTAACCATCAGCCCAGGATACCGCACATTCGAGAGCACTCAAAGCTACTGGAGGTATTCCCCGCCGAGGCTAACTCTGTGCTCTGGCTGTTTGCCGATCACACATTCCCCCTGTTCTGCGAGCTGCTCGCCCTGCCCGATTACTCCAAGCGGGTGA
It contains:
- the Tbcd gene encoding tubulin-specific chaperone D; amino-acid sequence: MSNAAEECKDEDLPANTLEHFTELEQVLLMIENIKSIEADSFEREFEQYAQVLSRYQEQPHLLDPHLEELLGKLLGKIRQQSLPSGERHAAFKYLYIISKVRTYKVLVKFMPHELSDLEFVLELLGQQDPHKFAEWETRYILLLWMSILVLNPFHMSRLDAYETASGPTTNCSLSNHVQEAKASKMERIYELIQLYVSTNDTCSSMAAYLAAKYFIRSDIKDLYLERFLDWIMEQHQADTVNVKFGQLAAVAAILKHGKREDLLPYADKLLQWIISCQYKNSSDFLKYKSYVKIIQRIGLVHLKPRIASWRYKRGTRSLATNLNQATGAGGESDAMEVSAEEGEEIVVPDAIEEVIEELLQGLRSGGNDIRWSAAKGLGRVTNRLPKDLADQVIGSVIDILNPLEPHEAWHGGCLALAELAKRGLLLPHRLEELVPLLMQALFYDEMKGYMSVGQHIRDSACYMCWAFARAYNPDDVKPFVHKISSGLLTVAVFDREVNCRRAASAAFQESVGRLGNFPFGIEISTTTDFYSVGIRLNSYLNISDYIAQFEVYREPLINHLVQRKVNHWDPAIRELTAKALHKLSLREPEYMAAVVLPQLLAKTDTIDINCRHGCVLAMGEITLALRQLEVSSDPPVAYLSNQRIVELNELVKTFLEKNFYRGMSGELMKACTTNFIKNCSLAKMQATTECLASWQKVIDSCLVTKSATIRASAVESFGELCRTYYCLESRRQENETIINDYLKGAENDLEEHIRMGYLAALGVLPAFMVQPHLPAVLDSLVRHSLTPLQAVVLAGDMGDRENIQTYRWSEARMESVRALTKVVKTVGYGEGEATFSDRENFNKALNCLLKALDEYTLDNRGDIGAWVREAAMSSLYEIVTQCPPDLLSPEQVHAVVVGFMQQAVEKIDRTRGLGGRLCCQLINHQPRIPHIREHSKLLEVFPAEANSVLWLFADHTFPLFCELLALPDYSKRVMLGLSASIGQLTESLIKYASSALFQFLRSNPTMVPRLCSEIVQIFEEHLLNERVTYPMLSFLDILIGSGTVESVLHDETHPFAEDIYRLLNLEVKGYKKLYKTASSISAFCQLLQVPRLSRRILSKLAVFLGLQHVHVRKTAATKLYEALALHGDVTEVPEDNMDEILTLLSETDWTMPLVEVRPLRNQLCQLMGIKAPVSAAQQQQAASADK